From the genome of Prevotella herbatica, one region includes:
- a CDS encoding translocation/assembly module TamB domain-containing protein: MRKYVKWGIGIICTPFILFAILAILFYFPPFQKWAVKQVTAYASEKTKTEITINHVNLEFPLNLGIEGVKILQQNDSMPQIKDTVADIKKVVANVRLIPLFSKKIDIDELSFDCMKVNTTNFIHEARVKGTIARMDLVSHCIDLGAEHVNIDKANLKNAVLDVALSDTVPKDTTKKTNFWKINVRRLNIEKTGLTVHMPGDTLQVQAYLGKSITEGGYFDLYRGSFKVKRFDWKDGRLNYDNNFKIHSNGFDYNHFSLSNIAIGIENLSYLAPNLMMKLRECSFKEKSGIAIDALSGKINLDSNRLFLRNLYFKTPQSYLSARVSLDLNAFAKGNPGKFKVDLNGSFGKYDLMRFMGTMPSAFKKQWPNYPLSVSGTAAGNMKSVSFSRLAVKLPTAFKFDAKGFVSNMDNLKKLSGSVNIKAHTYNLGFVKSLLSKEISRNVRIPNGIYVDGAFKFTGNKYAANFIAKEGKGHVRAVVDFDADRKAYNATINASNLQLQHFVPNYGLNPLTGYIALKGKGFDFTSSRTMIVARSRISKFTYGGYNLDRINANIKLQNGVANASINSLNPLLKGSINLSALVHKKTVKATLVCDLANADLYNLKLTKSPLSASICAHLDIESDMNKYYKVNGMVNDLAIHDNKKFYKSDAIAVDILLRSDTTHAIINSNDFNIGIDSKGGYERLLSQGQSIVKDIQRQLKDRVINQVMLRRKLPDASITFSSGKDNFLVYLLNQYGYYFSRANVDMHSSHIAGVTGNVSIDSLVVDSIRLDTVRFNIKSDDNKFIYRAQVINNRRNPQYVFRAILDGELNEHGSSLKAKLYDAKDKLGIELGLLATMEQHGIRLSILGNNPILGYKTFTASDDNYVFLGDDRRLSAKLQLKSDDGMGVQLFTDDGNKEALQDLTVSLHQFKLHDILSVLPYTPDVSGVLNGDYHFIQTKDEISVSTNMTVDKMIYENCPMGDIGAEFVYMPKKDGSHYVDGILSQNGLKIATVKGTYNSEGAGSIDANLGFDRTPMAVFNGFIPNQIIGFKGYAEGTLNINGTLSKPNVNGEVYLDSAYLVSQPYGVEMRFDNDPVTISGSKLLFENFQMYAHNDSPLTMAGYLDFSDLDNMEMDVKMRASNFEIIDYKENLRSEVFGKAFVNFYGSMHGHLDNLQMRGKLDVLGATDMTYILRNSPITTDNQLDGLVKFTDFKNSKTQTVNRPSLTGFNMDLSMNINKSAHILCALNADKSNYVDLIGGGDLRMQYNTVDNLRLTGRYTLNNGEMKYSLPIIPLKTFNIQDGSYIEFNGDPMNPKLNITATETNKATVSSDGGTGKTVSFECGVKITKTLKDMGLEFIIKAPEDMAVNNQLNTMSVEERGKIAVTMLTTGMYLADGNTNGFSMNSALSAFLQSQINGLAGNALKTLDLSFGMDNAMNASGSQHTDYSFKFAKRIWNNRLRIIVGGKFSTGQDVANQNQSFFSNVSFEYRLNEASTQYLKLFYDRDSYDWLEGDVGQYGAGFIWRRKVQHFSDLFRFKDSEPSIPVVVDKNNAVKQK, from the coding sequence ATGAGGAAGTATGTCAAATGGGGTATCGGAATAATTTGTACGCCATTTATATTGTTTGCCATCTTGGCAATATTGTTTTATTTCCCTCCGTTTCAAAAATGGGCAGTAAAGCAAGTAACTGCATACGCCTCAGAAAAAACAAAGACAGAGATAACTATTAACCACGTAAATCTTGAATTTCCTTTAAATCTTGGCATTGAAGGCGTGAAGATTCTTCAGCAGAATGATTCCATGCCGCAGATAAAGGATACAGTTGCCGACATAAAGAAAGTTGTAGCCAACGTAAGACTCATTCCTCTTTTCAGTAAGAAAATAGATATAGACGAGTTGAGTTTTGACTGTATGAAAGTGAATACAACTAATTTTATTCACGAAGCACGTGTGAAAGGTACTATCGCAAGAATGGATTTGGTGTCACACTGTATTGACTTAGGCGCTGAACACGTAAATATAGACAAGGCGAATCTTAAGAATGCGGTACTTGACGTGGCATTAAGTGATACTGTACCCAAGGATACAACAAAGAAAACTAATTTTTGGAAAATCAATGTTCGCAGGTTGAATATAGAGAAGACAGGCTTGACAGTTCATATGCCAGGGGATACTCTTCAGGTTCAGGCTTATCTTGGTAAATCAATCACAGAAGGCGGTTATTTCGACTTATATAGAGGATCTTTTAAAGTAAAACGCTTTGACTGGAAAGACGGTAGATTAAATTATGATAACAATTTTAAGATACACTCCAACGGATTTGACTATAACCACTTCAGCCTTAGCAACATTGCTATAGGCATAGAAAATCTTTCATATCTTGCCCCGAATTTGATGATGAAATTACGTGAATGTAGTTTCAAAGAGAAAAGCGGAATAGCCATTGACGCATTATCTGGAAAAATAAATCTTGACTCAAATAGATTATTTTTGCGGAATCTTTATTTCAAGACTCCGCAATCATATCTTAGCGCAAGGGTGTCATTGGATTTGAACGCATTTGCAAAAGGCAATCCTGGAAAATTTAAAGTTGATTTAAATGGAAGTTTTGGTAAGTATGATTTAATGCGTTTCATGGGTACTATGCCGTCGGCGTTTAAAAAGCAATGGCCAAATTATCCTTTAAGTGTTTCGGGGACAGCTGCTGGTAATATGAAATCAGTGAGCTTCTCAAGACTTGCTGTAAAGTTGCCTACAGCATTCAAGTTTGATGCAAAAGGTTTTGTATCGAACATGGACAATCTAAAGAAACTTAGTGGAAGCGTTAATATAAAAGCGCATACATATAATTTGGGCTTTGTAAAGTCATTGCTTTCTAAAGAAATAAGTCGCAATGTAAGAATACCAAATGGAATTTATGTTGATGGAGCTTTTAAGTTTACCGGAAACAAATATGCGGCAAACTTCATTGCAAAGGAAGGTAAGGGACATGTGAGAGCCGTGGTTGATTTCGATGCCGATAGAAAGGCATATAATGCAACAATAAACGCTTCAAATTTACAGTTGCAGCATTTTGTTCCAAATTATGGCTTGAATCCCTTAACTGGTTATATAGCGTTGAAAGGAAAAGGCTTTGACTTTACTTCTTCACGTACAATGATTGTTGCAAGGTCAAGGATAAGCAAATTCACTTATGGCGGTTACAATCTTGATCGTATCAATGCAAATATAAAATTACAGAATGGTGTAGCCAATGCCTCTATAAATAGTTTGAATCCTTTGTTAAAAGGAAGTATAAACCTCAGTGCATTAGTACATAAGAAAACAGTCAAGGCTACGCTTGTCTGCGATTTGGCTAATGCTGATTTGTATAACCTTAAACTTACCAAATCACCTTTGTCTGCATCTATATGTGCCCATCTGGATATAGAGTCAGACATGAATAAATATTATAAGGTAAATGGAATGGTTAATGATTTAGCTATTCATGACAACAAGAAGTTCTATAAATCAGATGCCATCGCTGTTGACATACTTTTGCGTAGTGATACAACACATGCAATTATTAACAGTAATGATTTCAATATTGGTATAGATTCTAAAGGTGGTTATGAACGATTGCTGAGTCAAGGACAAAGTATAGTAAAGGATATTCAGCGTCAACTTAAAGACCGAGTTATCAATCAGGTTATGTTGCGTAGAAAGTTGCCTGATGCAAGTATAACATTCTCAAGCGGTAAAGATAATTTCTTGGTCTATCTTCTTAATCAATATGGTTATTATTTCTCAAGAGCAAATGTTGATATGCACTCTTCTCACATTGCTGGTGTAACAGGAAATGTAAGCATAGATTCTTTGGTTGTAGATAGTATCCGCCTTGACACTGTTAGATTCAATATAAAGTCGGATGATAATAAGTTTATTTATCGTGCACAAGTTATCAATAATCGTAGAAATCCACAATATGTATTTCGTGCTATTTTAGATGGAGAATTAAATGAGCATGGTTCTTCTTTGAAGGCAAAGCTTTATGATGCCAAAGATAAATTGGGAATAGAACTTGGTCTGTTGGCAACAATGGAACAACATGGAATACGTTTGAGTATATTGGGAAACAATCCTATACTTGGTTATAAAACATTTACTGCCAGTGATGATAATTATGTGTTCTTAGGGGATGATAGACGATTGTCGGCTAAGCTTCAGCTAAAGTCAGATGATGGAATGGGAGTCCAGTTGTTTACGGATGACGGAAACAAGGAGGCACTTCAAGATCTAACAGTATCATTGCACCAATTTAAACTTCATGATATACTCTCTGTTTTACCTTATACACCTGATGTTTCGGGAGTTTTGAACGGAGATTACCACTTTATACAAACTAAAGACGAGATTTCTGTATCAACAAATATGACAGTGGACAAAATGATATATGAGAATTGTCCAATGGGAGATATAGGAGCAGAGTTTGTATATATGCCAAAGAAGGACGGTTCACACTATGTTGATGGTATACTCTCACAAAATGGATTGAAAATAGCCACTGTTAAAGGAACATACAACTCGGAAGGAGCTGGAAGTATTGATGCAAACTTAGGTTTTGACCGTACCCCAATGGCTGTATTCAATGGTTTTATTCCTAATCAAATTATAGGTTTTAAGGGTTATGCAGAGGGAACTCTGAACATTAATGGAACTTTATCAAAACCAAATGTAAATGGAGAAGTTTATCTTGATTCTGCATATCTAGTAAGTCAGCCTTATGGTGTAGAGATGCGTTTTGATAATGACCCAGTAACAATTAGTGGAAGTAAATTGCTGTTTGAAAATTTCCAGATGTATGCGCATAATGATAGTCCGTTGACAATGGCTGGATACCTTGACTTCTCTGATTTGGACAACATGGAAATGGACGTGAAAATGAGAGCTTCTAATTTCGAGATTATAGATTATAAGGAAAACTTACGCTCGGAAGTTTTTGGAAAGGCATTTGTCAATTTCTATGGAAGCATGCATGGACATTTGGACAATTTACAGATGAGAGGAAAACTTGATGTGCTTGGAGCTACAGACATGACCTATATCTTGAGAAATTCACCAATCACTACAGATAATCAATTAGACGGGTTAGTTAAGTTTACAGACTTTAAAAATTCTAAAACTCAGACTGTCAACCGTCCTTCATTGACAGGTTTCAATATGGATTTATCTATGAATATCAACAAAAGTGCTCATATACTTTGTGCGCTTAATGCTGATAAATCAAACTATGTAGACCTTATTGGAGGTGGTGATTTGAGGATGCAATACAATACAGTCGATAATCTGCGTCTTACAGGAAGATATACATTGAATAATGGTGAGATGAAGTATTCTTTGCCAATAATTCCACTAAAGACCTTTAATATACAAGACGGAAGTTATATAGAGTTTAACGGTGACCCAATGAATCCTAAACTTAATATCACTGCCACAGAAACAAACAAGGCTACTGTATCTTCTGACGGAGGTACTGGTAAAACTGTTTCTTTCGAATGTGGCGTGAAGATTACGAAGACTTTGAAGGATATGGGTTTGGAATTCATCATAAAAGCGCCAGAGGATATGGCTGTTAACAATCAGTTAAATACGATGAGTGTTGAGGAACGTGGAAAGATCGCTGTTACAATGCTTACTACTGGTATGTATCTTGCCGATGGAAATACAAATGGATTCTCTATGAACTCGGCATTAAGCGCATTCCTGCAAAGTCAGATCAACGGCCTAGCTGGTAACGCTTTGAAAACATTAGATTTAAGCTTTGGTATGGATAATGCGATGAATGCCAGCGGAAGTCAGCATACAGACTATTCATTCAAGTTCGCAAAGAGAATTTGGAACAACCGTCTTAGAATTATTGTTGGCGGTAAGTTCTCAACAGGACAAGATGTGGCAAATCAGAATCAGTCATTCTTTAGTAATGTATCTTTCGAATATCGTCTGAATGAGGCTTCAACACAATATTTAAAACTATTCTATGATCGCGATAGTTACGACTGGTTGGAAGGAGATGTAGGACAGTATGGTGCAGGTTTTATATGGCGTCGCAAGGTGCAGCATTTTAGTGATCTGTTCCGTTTTAAGGATTCTGAACCTTCCATTCCTGTGGTTGTTGATAAAAATAATGCAGTAAAGCAAAAATAA
- the tamL gene encoding translocation and assembly module lipoprotein TamL: MISKIYNYILFICGLALLSACSTTDKVLEGDQLYVGLTKIKYTNYESNSHFKFTRNELDAALACAPNGALFGSSYYRTPFPYGLWVWNAFSKSEGPIGKWISKSFGKAPVLMSWVNPALRASVAQSVLKSHGYFNGSVTYNTITMSNPKKAKIGYDVDLGHLYTIDSVAYEKFPEGADSLLKNTSANTVIHKGDAFDVSALDAERKRVSTLFRNNGYYYYQPSYASYLADTLSVPGKVQMKFQLAEQIPERAMHKWYIGRVDLQLRKQMIEQLNDSLVHRNFTVHFNGRHSPIRPRVIMRDLRLRPGKVYSYDNYLESSNRISSNGLFSIVDFQFAPRDTSATCDTLDLALNCVFDKPYDFYVETNYTGRTSGRMGPGLIVGFTKRNAFRGGEKLDINVKGSYEWQSGHTASGASDNVNSYEYGGDASLEFPRLLMPFIPRRRFFVTPSTLLKASTDIINRAGYFKRHIASGELTYTFQTSKNSMHQFSPIILEYEYMSSHTAKFDSVMKASPYLQVSMKNQFIPKLKYSYIYTSDKIYRNPIWWQTTISEAANILSLGYAIAGKSWGEKDKKLFKNPYAQYVKIETEFRKTWRLAEHSNLVAHFDLGAIWAYGNSDMAPWSEQFYVGGANSVRAFTVRSVGPGSYYPTANTYSYLDQTGDIKFLANLEYRPHLLGNLYGAVFLDAGNVWTMHDSSDRPGGKFKLNNAVKEMALGTGIGLRYDLDFFVIRVDWGVGLHLPYKNGFYNLPNFRDSQSLHFAIGMPF; encoded by the coding sequence ATGATATCAAAAATATATAATTACATATTGTTTATTTGCGGTTTAGCGCTACTTTCAGCTTGCTCCACTACAGATAAGGTGCTAGAAGGTGACCAACTGTATGTAGGACTGACAAAAATAAAATATACTAATTATGAGAGTAATTCTCATTTCAAGTTCACCCGTAATGAACTTGATGCTGCTCTAGCATGTGCTCCTAATGGCGCATTGTTTGGTAGTTCATATTATCGCACTCCGTTTCCTTATGGTCTGTGGGTCTGGAATGCTTTTTCGAAATCAGAAGGACCTATTGGTAAATGGATTTCAAAATCATTTGGTAAGGCTCCTGTTTTGATGAGTTGGGTAAATCCTGCTTTGCGTGCATCTGTTGCTCAATCTGTACTTAAATCACATGGATATTTTAATGGAAGTGTGACTTACAATACAATAACGATGAGTAATCCCAAAAAGGCTAAGATAGGTTATGACGTTGATTTAGGACATCTATACACGATAGATAGTGTGGCTTATGAAAAGTTTCCTGAAGGTGCTGACAGTTTGTTGAAGAATACATCCGCCAATACTGTTATACATAAGGGAGATGCTTTTGATGTTTCTGCATTGGATGCCGAAAGGAAGCGAGTGAGCACATTGTTTCGTAATAACGGATATTATTATTATCAACCAAGTTATGCTTCTTATCTTGCAGATACTCTTTCGGTTCCAGGTAAGGTTCAGATGAAATTCCAACTTGCAGAACAAATTCCAGAAAGGGCAATGCATAAATGGTATATTGGAAGAGTGGACTTGCAGTTGCGTAAGCAGATGATTGAACAGCTTAATGACTCGTTGGTGCATCGTAATTTTACAGTTCATTTTAATGGACGCCATTCTCCAATACGTCCAAGAGTTATAATGCGTGATTTAAGACTTAGACCAGGAAAGGTATATAGCTATGACAACTATCTGGAATCTTCAAATAGAATTTCTAGTAATGGGCTGTTCAGTATCGTTGATTTTCAATTTGCTCCGCGTGATACATCTGCTACATGTGATACGTTAGACTTGGCTTTAAATTGTGTCTTTGACAAACCTTATGATTTCTATGTTGAGACAAATTATACTGGTAGGACAAGTGGAAGAATGGGACCAGGACTTATTGTTGGCTTTACAAAGCGAAACGCTTTCCGTGGAGGAGAAAAGCTTGATATAAACGTAAAGGGCTCTTATGAATGGCAATCTGGACACACAGCTAGTGGTGCTAGTGATAATGTAAATTCTTATGAATATGGTGGTGATGCCTCTCTGGAGTTTCCAAGACTCTTAATGCCTTTTATACCGCGTCGTAGATTTTTCGTGACTCCGTCTACCTTATTAAAGGCTTCTACTGATATTATCAATCGTGCAGGATATTTCAAACGTCATATAGCATCAGGAGAGTTAACATATACTTTCCAGACAAGCAAGAATTCTATGCATCAGTTTAGTCCTATTATACTTGAGTATGAGTATATGTCTTCACATACAGCTAAGTTTGACTCTGTAATGAAGGCTAGTCCTTATCTTCAAGTGTCAATGAAGAATCAGTTTATTCCTAAATTGAAATATAGTTATATCTACACGAGTGACAAAATATACAGAAATCCAATATGGTGGCAGACAACAATCAGCGAGGCTGCTAATATACTCTCATTGGGCTATGCAATTGCAGGAAAGTCATGGGGTGAGAAAGATAAAAAGCTGTTTAAGAATCCTTATGCTCAATATGTAAAAATAGAAACAGAGTTTAGGAAGACGTGGCGATTGGCAGAGCATTCAAACCTTGTAGCTCATTTTGACCTAGGTGCAATATGGGCTTATGGTAATTCTGACATGGCACCTTGGAGTGAACAATTCTATGTTGGTGGTGCAAATAGTGTGCGTGCCTTTACTGTAAGAAGTGTAGGACCAGGATCCTATTATCCTACAGCAAATACATACTCTTATCTAGATCAGACGGGAGATATCAAGTTTCTTGCTAATCTGGAATATCGTCCACACCTTTTAGGTAATCTCTATGGTGCAGTATTCTTGGATGCAGGAAACGTTTGGACGATGCATGATAGCAGCGACCGTCCAGGAGGAAAGTTTAAATTAAATAATGCTGTTAAAGAAATGGCTCTTGGTACAGGTATCGGCTTAAGATATGACTTGGATTTTTTTGTGATTAGAGTAGACTGGGGAGTAGGTTTGCACCTTCCATATAAGAATGGATTTTATAATCTACCTAATTTCAGGGATAGTCAAAGTTTGCATTTCGCAATCGGAATGCCTTTCTAA
- a CDS encoding RluA family pseudouridine synthase — protein sequence MIPVYEDNHIIIVYKNSGEIVQGDKTGDEPLSETVKKYIKEKYQKPGNVFLGVVHRLDRPVSGLVVFAKTSKALTRLNQMFRDGEVHKTYWAITKDSPKESEGMLTDWLVRNEKQNKSYAYNHEVPNSKKAILQYKVIAHTDNYNLLEINLMTGRHHQIRCQLANMGCPIKGDLKYGAKRSNPDGSISLLSHHVEFAHPVSKELISIDSPVPDDNLWKALTESL from the coding sequence TTGATTCCAGTTTACGAAGATAATCATATAATCATTGTCTATAAGAACAGTGGCGAAATCGTGCAAGGTGATAAAACCGGAGATGAGCCATTGTCTGAGACAGTGAAGAAATACATAAAGGAGAAGTACCAAAAGCCGGGAAATGTTTTTCTCGGCGTGGTACATCGCCTTGATCGTCCTGTTTCGGGACTTGTTGTTTTTGCAAAGACATCAAAGGCACTTACACGTTTGAATCAAATGTTTCGTGATGGTGAAGTGCATAAGACATATTGGGCTATAACAAAAGATTCCCCAAAGGAGTCTGAAGGTATGCTTACGGATTGGCTTGTGAGAAATGAAAAGCAGAATAAAAGTTATGCATACAATCATGAGGTTCCAAATTCAAAAAAGGCTATCTTGCAATATAAGGTAATTGCCCATACCGATAATTATAATTTGCTGGAGATAAATCTTATGACAGGTCGTCATCATCAGATACGTTGCCAATTGGCAAATATGGGATGTCCGATAAAAGGAGACCTGAAGTATGGTGCAAAGAGAAGTAATCCAGATGGAAGTATATCTTTACTGTCACATCACGTTGAGTTCGCTCATCCTGTGTCAAAAGAACTTATTTCTATTGATTCACCTGTTCCTGATGACAACTTATGGAAAGCTTTGACCGAATCTTTGTAA
- a CDS encoding GDSL-type esterase/lipase family protein, whose protein sequence is MTYFNKLRIRSLLVIALFSSQVFAQHVSYRSFDHYNDKVAEFERMSDIDSTDIVMLGNSLTEYAGDWSKLLKYGHVKNRGIAGDDAEGIYQRLNQILPRRPKAVFLMVGINDISHGLTASEVFEKCQKVIDKIWAHRRYTKLYVQSILPINETFDQWKNLEGKTDEVAAVNKLLRHYCMRNNITYINLFKDFNRHETNEMRKPLTCDGLHLTPIGYKVWAFRLNRYL, encoded by the coding sequence ATGACGTATTTTAATAAATTAAGAATAAGGTCATTACTTGTCATAGCATTGTTTTCATCACAGGTTTTTGCACAGCATGTAAGCTATCGTTCATTTGATCATTATAATGACAAGGTTGCCGAGTTTGAGCGAATGAGTGACATTGACAGTACGGATATAGTGATGTTGGGCAATAGTCTAACAGAATACGCCGGAGACTGGAGTAAACTGTTAAAGTACGGACATGTGAAAAATCGTGGCATTGCTGGTGATGATGCTGAAGGAATATACCAAAGGCTAAACCAAATATTACCAAGAAGACCTAAGGCTGTATTTCTCATGGTTGGTATTAATGATATTAGTCATGGTTTAACAGCAAGTGAGGTCTTTGAAAAATGCCAGAAAGTAATAGATAAAATCTGGGCACATAGGCGTTACACAAAATTGTATGTGCAGAGTATTCTTCCTATAAATGAAACTTTCGATCAATGGAAAAATCTGGAAGGTAAGACTGATGAAGTTGCTGCTGTGAACAAGCTGCTGCGTCATTACTGTATGCGTAACAATATTACCTATATTAATTTGTTTAAAGATTTTAATCGACATGAAACAAATGAAATGCGTAAACCGCTTACCTGTGACGGACTTCACTTAACTCCAATAGGTTATAAAGTTTGGGCTTTTAGATTAAATAGATATTTATAG
- the fabG gene encoding 3-oxoacyl-[acyl-carrier-protein] reductase — translation MGLLTGKTALITGAGRGIGKAIAMKFAEEGANIAFTDLFIDEEHGGLATEREIASLGVKAKGYASNAADFKQTEEVVAKVKEEFGSVDILVNNAGITKDGLMLRMTEQQWDAVIAVNLKSAFNFIHACVPVMMRQRGGSIINMASVVGVHGNAGQANYAASKAGLIALAKSIGQEMGPKGIRANAIAPGFIDTAMTQALPDDIRKEWISKIPLRRGGNVTDIANTAVYLASDLSSYVSGQVIQVDGGMNM, via the coding sequence ATGGGATTATTAACAGGTAAGACAGCCCTTATTACAGGTGCTGGACGCGGTATTGGCAAGGCTATTGCCATGAAGTTTGCCGAAGAAGGAGCAAACATTGCATTCACAGATCTATTTATAGATGAAGAGCATGGTGGTCTGGCAACAGAGCGTGAGATTGCATCTCTTGGCGTAAAGGCAAAGGGATATGCAAGTAATGCTGCTGATTTCAAGCAGACAGAAGAAGTTGTAGCTAAGGTTAAGGAAGAGTTCGGCTCTGTAGATATTTTAGTAAACAATGCCGGTATTACAAAGGACGGTCTTATGTTGCGTATGACAGAACAGCAGTGGGATGCAGTTATTGCAGTTAACTTAAAGAGTGCATTTAACTTTATCCACGCATGTGTTCCTGTAATGATGCGTCAGCGTGGTGGTTCTATAATCAACATGGCATCTGTTGTTGGTGTACATGGTAATGCTGGTCAGGCTAACTATGCCGCTTCAAAAGCTGGTCTTATTGCATTGGCTAAGAGTATCGGTCAGGAAATGGGTCCTAAGGGAATCCGTGCAAACGCGATTGCTCCAGGTTTCATCGATACAGCAATGACACAGGCTTTGCCTGATGATATCCGCAAGGAATGGATTAGTAAGATACCTCTTCGTCGTGGTGGTAATGTTACTGATATCGCAAACACTGCAGTTTATTTGGCTTCAGACCTTTCTAGCTATGTTTCTGGTCAGGTTATCCAGGTAGATGGTGGTATGAACATGTAA
- a CDS encoding glycosyltransferase family protein, producing the protein MKPTLLLLAAGMGSRYGGLKQLDGLGPNGETIMDYSIYDAIQSGFGKIVFVIRKDFENEFRTKILSKYEGHVPVELVFQGIDSLPEGFSVPEGREKPWGTNHAVLMAKDVIKEPFCVINCDDFYNRDCFKVIGKFLADLPEGSKNTYAMVGFRVGNTLSDNGTVARGICSKDANENLTTVVERTEIMRVDGKVSYKDEDGKWVAVEDNTPVSMNVWGFTPDYFEHSEAYFKEFLSDPKNMENLKAEFFIPLMVNKLINENTATVKVLDTTSKWFGVTYSADRQSVVDKIQTLVNDGVYPNKIF; encoded by the coding sequence ATGAAACCTACATTGTTACTTTTAGCTGCCGGCATGGGCAGTCGTTATGGTGGTCTTAAGCAATTAGATGGTCTGGGTCCAAACGGAGAAACTATTATGGACTATTCTATTTATGATGCTATTCAGTCAGGATTCGGTAAGATCGTATTTGTTATCCGTAAAGATTTCGAAAATGAATTCCGCACTAAGATACTTTCTAAGTATGAAGGTCATGTACCTGTAGAATTGGTATTCCAGGGTATAGATAGTCTTCCAGAAGGATTCTCAGTACCAGAAGGTCGTGAGAAACCATGGGGAACTAACCATGCTGTACTGATGGCAAAAGATGTTATCAAGGAACCATTCTGTGTTATTAACTGTGATGATTTCTATAACCGTGACTGTTTCAAGGTAATTGGTAAGTTCTTGGCTGATCTTCCAGAAGGAAGTAAAAACACATATGCTATGGTTGGCTTCAGAGTAGGTAATACTCTTTCTGATAACGGTACTGTAGCACGTGGAATATGTTCAAAAGATGCTAACGAAAATCTTACAACTGTTGTCGAGCGTACAGAAATCATGCGTGTAGACGGTAAGGTTTCTTACAAAGATGAAGACGGTAAGTGGGTTGCTGTAGAGGATAACACTCCTGTATCTATGAATGTATGGGGTTTCACTCCAGACTATTTCGAGCATAGTGAGGCTTATTTCAAGGAATTCCTTTCTGATCCTAAGAATATGGAAAATCTTAAGGCTGAGTTCTTCATCCCATTGATGGTAAATAAACTTATCAACGAAAATACTGCTACAGTAAAGGTTCTTGATACAACAAGTAAATGGTTTGGTGTTACTTATTCTGCAGATCGTCAGAGCGTAGTAGACAAGATTCAAACTCTTGTAAACGATGGCGTATATCCAAATAAGATCTTCTAG
- a CDS encoding TetR/AcrR family transcriptional regulator produces the protein MSISRTRQKLVDVARLLFAKNGIANTTMNDIAVASGKGRRTLYTYFSRKEDVYSAVIESELERLSDRLDEVASMKIRPQDKIIELIYTHLSMIRETVVRNGNLRAEFFRNIWMVEKVRKNFDEDEIELFRKVYAEGKADGEFDIDDVDLVADITHYCIKGLEVPFIYGRLGHGLTEESSKPLVAKVVYGALGKSISR, from the coding sequence ATGTCAATCTCAAGAACAAGGCAGAAGCTTGTGGACGTTGCAAGACTTTTATTTGCCAAAAATGGTATTGCCAATACAACGATGAATGACATTGCCGTTGCTTCTGGTAAGGGACGTCGAACTCTATACACTTATTTCAGTAGGAAGGAAGACGTGTATTCTGCTGTTATCGAATCTGAATTGGAACGCCTTTCTGATAGATTGGATGAAGTGGCGAGTATGAAGATACGTCCTCAAGATAAAATAATAGAACTTATTTACACTCATCTTAGTATGATACGTGAGACGGTTGTCAGAAATGGCAATTTGCGTGCGGAATTTTTCCGTAATATATGGATGGTTGAGAAGGTAAGGAAAAACTTTGATGAGGACGAAATTGAACTTTTCCGTAAGGTTTATGCCGAAGGTAAGGCCGATGGAGAGTTTGATATTGATGATGTTGATTTAGTAGCAGACATTACTCATTATTGTATAAAGGGACTTGAAGTTCCTTTTATATATGGTCGTCTAGGTCATGGATTGACAGAGGAAAGCAGTAAACCATTGGTGGCTAAGGTCGTTTATGGTGCATTGGGTAAATCTATTAGCAGATAA